One Spinacia oleracea cultivar Varoflay chromosome 4, BTI_SOV_V1, whole genome shotgun sequence DNA segment encodes these proteins:
- the LOC130472249 gene encoding uncharacterized protein, with protein MSDASDSQNLSSSGAKSVSSASYVTSSPSSVSLSSDEETRASAEHRTKSMHDVLSRSVPAVIPLSSDDESSGEEPPPQMRAWLDDFEQLAGANESELSLRVYRRRESIFRSMMANHVTISVGGQAGGEDILAQVNEMRPFPNYVEENVVPGDSTPFLSEASAFGPLHAKLNTKWTDDARKENHAVVGKEFYGLPDGYRLIVPDDDARITHPPEGCIGVYAYSLDFGLRFPLDPTLVKILRAFNVCLAQLHPFAVRTLISYIWVCRFLEFPETLSLCKRVHHLRNSGTGNKIGWFSIYCNRGRLTCHGMPTGQKEWKDRFYWLAVPADFPVARGFVRPRTRLEGVEILDGAVLEERAFEHFSSEPKFNAAGKEVGRLPRVWLPHSSYVLRNDVLSAMFLCSTHPQGRRFLNLEELGVRADGSFICAAPPDPAANGYQILADQIEGNRRSSTRRSGRGGGSGIVPRVSRVVSSTNTGSASTPIRRGQTSRGASHRGALSGSRRDRADFEAGLEAPTEDAGHDFGEVAGEVCDQPGCSGSASEPVDIEAEEPPFVQRPGKQPRLDSGAEQLRASPSAADPHRSNTSGSSLRQFLEQELQGSDLAADDLDLHITGRHKEFVEKEFLDIRPQADPELAAIFSGPSASDRTFVPRWDVSESESLYGNYPEKGGTLALRMLRGLQLPSDLPKERLYTPGANACQKVMECGNAVRELTEVFIVYQKRLAANVAHIEAQKKRIEELTADLELSSTCLTSANDQLKLVTEERDQLQASFSQAQIDLVTGQQKIEALQQDFLSVEQSHDNEMAQLQNSIEDQLAAAVRDFRRSDEQYALRTQSYDGGWKAASLIVQEKHPDLDWSPIEAAWLAGLHVELLRKKREAEQASLAAGGAVPEDDGVPDHCVENVHPGELPLSDAEDDVGQ; from the exons ATGTCTGATGCATCTGATAGCCAAAACCTTAGTAGCTCAGGCGCTAAAAGCGTTTCCTCTGCTTCCTATGTTACTTCTTCTCCTTCCTCTGTCTCTTTATCTTCTGATGAGGAGACTCGGGCTTCTGCTGAGCACAGAACCAAATCAATGCATGATGTTTTGTCTCGCTCTGTGCCTGCTGTGATTCCTTTGTCCTCTGACGATGAATCCTCTGGGGAGGAGCCGCCCCCCCAGATGCGG GCCTGGTTAGATGATTTTGAGCAGCTTGCTGGAGCTAATGAGTCTGAACTGTCTTTGCGTGTTTACAGACGCCGGGAATCTATTTTTCGTTCTATGATGGCCAACCATGTCACTATTTCTGTGGGTGGGCAAGCTGGTGGGGAAGATATTTTGGCCCAGGTTAATGAGATGAGGCCCTTTCCAAACTACGTGGAAGAGAATGTCGTTCCTGGGGATTCGACGCCCTTCCTTTCTGAGGCCTCTGCTTTTGGTCCCTTACACGCGAAGCTGAACACTAAGTGGACTGATGATGCGCGAAAAGAGAATCACGCTGTTGTTGGTAAGGAGTTTTATGGTCTGCCTGATGGTTATCGACTCATCGTGCCAGACGATGATGCTCGGATTACTCATCCACCAGAGGGGTGCATAGGCGTTTATGCCTATAGTCTGGATTTTGGTCTGCGCTTTCCTCTGGATCCTACCCTGGTGAAGATTCTTCGTGCCTTCAACGTTTGCTTAGCTCAGCTCCATCCCTTCGCTGTTCGTACTTTGATCAGCTATATTTGGGTCTGTCGGTTTTTGGAGTTTCCTGAGACCCTTTCTCTCTGTAAGCGAGTCCATCATCTGCGCAACAGCGGTACTGGGAACAAGATTGGCTGGTTTTCCATCTATTGCAATCGTGGAAGATTGACCTGCCATGGGATGCCTACCGGCCAAAAGGAGTGGAAGGATAGGTTTTACTGGCTCGCTGTCCCTGCTGACTTTCCTGTTGCTCGGGGCTTTGTTAGACCTCGGACTCGGCTAGAGGGAGTCGAGATTTTGGATGGTGCTGTCTTGGAGGAGAGGGCTTTTGAGCATTTTTCATCTGAGCCCAAGTTTAATGCTGCTGGTAAAGAGGTTGGGCGGTTGCCTCGTGTTTGGCTTCCGCATTCAAGTTATGTTCTGCGGAATGACGTGCTGTCCGCTATGTTTCTTTGTTCTACTCACCCTCAAG gtcgtCGATTCTTGAATCTTGAGGAATTGGGTGTTCGGGCTGATGGTTCTTTCATCTGCGCTGCTCCCCCCGATCCTGCTGCGAATGGGTATCAAATTTTGGCTGACCAAATAGAGGGCAACAGGAGAAGTTCTACACGCCGTTCTGGTCGGGGTGGCGGTTCTGGGATCGTTCCCAGAGTGTCTCGAGTGGTCTCCTCTACAAACACTGGTTCTGCGAGCACTCCTATTCGTCGAGGGCAGACCTCTCGCGGAGCTTCCCATCGTGGTGCTCTGTCAGGCTCTCGTCGTGACCGAGCCGATTTCGAGGCTGGGCTCGAAGCTCCGACAGAGGATGCAGGCCATGATTTTGGGGAAGTGGCTGGTGAGGTATGTGACCAGCCAGGTTGTTCGGGCTCTGCGTCGGAACCTGTGGATATCGAAGCTGAGGAGCCGCCTTTTGTTCAGCGTCCTGGGAAACAACCTAGGCTTGATAGTGGAGCTGAGCAACTTCGAGCCTCCCCTTCTGCGGCTGATCCCCATCGTAGCAACACTTCTGGTAGCTCTCTTCGACAGTTTCTGGAGCAAGAGCTTCAAGGAAGTGATCTGGCTGCTGATGATCTTGACCTGCATATCACGGGTCGGCATAAGGAGTTTGTTGAGAAAGAATTTCTCGACATTCGTCCCCAGGCCGACCCTGAGCTGGCTGCTATCTTCTCTGGTCCTTCTGCTTCGGATCGTACTTTTGTCCCGCGCTGGGATGTGTCCGAATCAGAAAGCTTATATGGGAACTACCCTGAGAAAGGCGGGACGCTTGCCCTGAGGATGTTAAGAGGTCTGCAGTTGCCCAGCGACCTGCCCAAAGAGCGTTTGTATACTCCTGGGGCGAATGCCTGCCAGAAGGTCATGGAG TGTGGCAACGCTGTTCGTGAGTTGACAGAAGTCTTCATAGTTTACCAGAAACGACTTGCTGCCAACGTTGCTCACATAGaggcccaaaagaagagaattgAGGAGCTCACTGCTGATCTGGAGTTATCTTCGACCTGTCTTACTTCGGCTAATGATCAATTGAAGCTTGTTACTGAAGAGCGTGATCAGCTGCAGGCTAGCTTTTCTCAGGCCCAAATTGATCTGGTCACCGGACAGCAGAAAATTGAGGCTCTCCAGCAAGACTTTCTCTCTGTTGAGCAGTCTCATGACAATGAGATGGCCCAACTGCAGAACTCCATCGAAGATCAGCTTGCGGCTGCCGTTCGCGACTTCCGTCGGTCAGATGAGCAGTATGCTCTGCGCACTCAGAGCTATGATGGCGGGTGGAAGGCTGCTTCGCTAATAGTGCAAGAAAAGCATCCTGATCTTGACTGGTCTCCAATCGAAGCTGCTTGGTTGGCTGGGCTCCATGTTGAGCTTTTGAGAAAGAAGAGGGAGGCCGAGCAAGCGTCTCTAGCTGCGGGCGGTGCGGTGCCAGAAGATGATGGGGTGCCTGATCATTGTGTTGAAAATGTTCACCCTGGGGAATTGCCTCTGTCTGATGCTGAAGATGATGTTGGGCAATAA
- the LOC110783754 gene encoding sec1 family domain-containing protein MIP3, whose amino-acid sequence MSTVNVIKSSLDSIHQISVHLREAVVYLDAGCTESFQFLGAFSLLLEHGARAVCCLENMSPLDMVADWNGTTDSAKKVVVLTSCLLSDVHRYVLRCVGAHPSIQHCCIFTSISEMAHSAYPDSPLGPDAFREYESLLIQDYEELSNKQKTKPERLDGRNFSENLASEEGWAELDDKEISHVVTSPSVSSVYEDNLKQREQVLVVSVQHFPMIYCPLSPNFFVLPSEGSIAQASLSVEHENSVSPGLPPLSTGVASDGEDVPGATLTAHFLYYLASKMDLKLEIFSFGDQSKTVGKILTDMSSLYDVGRRKRSAGLLLIDRTLDLLTPCSHTDSFFDRVFTALPRRGLRSPFSAHARNSQAQAKPSARVQRVPLDVRIPLDNVLNKDSGGDNFHLLENIEAFLHGWNSSSSDSKIQDLIDLSSKIQDEKSSVAVEQMFDGSFVAAESFHGTPYLEAVLGRRMKDGAVLVKKWLQETLRKEKIPMNVKARPGFATKVELQPMIKALATSDSSLLKNKGIIQLAAATLAALDDLHCDKWDAIISAEKMLHVSAGDTSQSLAAQIGDLINKSLLTGTQGVKSKSSQGLISFKDALLLTIVGYILAGENFPTSGSTSPFSWQEEHLMKEAIVDAIFENPELSQLKFIHSLAEELEAYRSKISSKEKTPKEELSIDDLDDDDWGNWGDEDADSASNKEQGYDDMQLKLELRDRVDSLFRFFYKLSGLKRRNAPLREGPFASEVGIVGDSFQSKGLLYKVLLRALEKHDVPGLEHHSSAVGRLFGRFGLGQAKPSLADQNIILVFVIGGTNGQEVHEAFEALSESERPNIELIVGGTTLLTPDNMFELLLGNSSYF is encoded by the exons ATGTCTACTGTTAATGTAATCAAGTCATCCCTTGATTCCATACATCAG ATATCAGTCCACCTTCGTGAGGCTGTTGTTTACCTAGATGCTGGATGCACCGAGAGTTTCCAGTTTCTTGGTGCATTCTCTTTGTTGTTGGAACATGGAGCACGTGCTGTTTGCTGCTTGGAAAACATGTCACCACTTGACATG GTTGCTGATTGGAATGGAACAACAGACTCTGCCAAGAAAGTGGTTGTTCTAACATCATGCCTATTGAGTGATGTACACCGTTATGTCTTACGCTGTGTAGGTGCACACCCAAGTATTCAGCATTGCTGCATATTCACTTCTATTTCGGAG ATGGCACACTCAGCATATCCTGACTCACCCCTTGGCCCAGATGCATTTCGAGAATATGAATCTTTGTTAATACAAGATTATGAAGAGCTTTCGAATAAACAAAAGACAAAGCCGGAACGGTTGGATGGAAGGAACTTTTCGGAAAACTTGGCCTCTGAAGAAGGTTGGGCCGAACTTGATGACAAAGAAATTTCTCATGTTGTCACTAGCCCTAGTGTGTCAAGCGTCTATGAAGATAATCTTAAGCAGAGAGAGCAAGTGTTGGTTGTGTCTGTGCAGCACTTTCCTATGATATATTGTCCTCTTTCACCAAATTTCTTTGTCTTACCCTCTGAAGGATCAATTGCTCAAGCTAGCTTATCAGTTGAGCATGAGAATTCAGTGAGCCCTGGGTTGCCCCCACTAAGTACTGGTGTTGCTTCTGATGGTGAGGATGTTCCTGGAGCTACTTTAACAGCCCATTTTCTCTATTATCTAGCTTCTAAG ATGGATCTAAAACTGGAAATATTTTCTTTCGGGGATCAATCCAAAACTGTTGGAAAAATATTAACAGACATGTCGAGTCTTTATGATGTAGGTCGTCGTAAAAGATCAGCAGGCTTGTTGTTGATTGACCGTACCTTGGATCTCCTGACCCCATGTAGTCACACTGATTCCTTTTTCGATAGAGTATTTACTGCTTTACCTCGTAGAGGATTAAGATCACCTTTTTCTGCCCATGCAAGAAACTCACAAGCCCAGGCAAAGCCAAGTGCTCGCGTACAGCGTGTACCTCTTGATGTCCGGATACCACTTGACAATGTTCTCAACAAAGACTCTGGAGGTGATAATTTTCACCTACTGGAAAATATTGAAGCTTTTCTTCATGGGTGGAATTCCAGCAGCTCTGATTCAAAGATCCAGGACCTGATTGATCTTagctccaaaattcaagatgagAAGTCCTCTGTCGCCGTAGAGCAGATGTTTGATGGATCCTTTGTGGCTGCAGAGAGTTTCCATGGTACACCTTATTTGGAAGCTGTATTAGGAAGACGAATGAAGGATGGGGCTGTACTTGTTAAGAAGTGGCTCCAAGAAACTTTGCGCAAAGAGAAAATACCTATGAATGTGAAAGCTCGACCTGGTTTTGCCACAAAGGTAGAACTGCAACCCATGATAAAAGCACTGGCTACAAGTGACTCATCGTTACTTAAAAATAAAGGGATTATCCAGTTGGCTGCTGCTACTCTGGCTGCACTAGATGATTTACATTGTGACAAATGGGATGCGATCATCAGTGCAGAGAAAATGTTGCACGTGTCTGCTGGAGACACAAGTCAAAGTCTTGCTGCTCAAATAGGGGACTTGATCAACAAAAGCTTATTAACTGGAACGCAAGGTGTAAAATCAAAGTCCTCACAAGGATTAATTTCTTTTAAAGATGCATTGCTCCTTACAATAGTTGGCTATATTCTGGCGGGTGAAAATTTTCCCACATCAGGATCTACAAGCCCTTTCTCCTGGCAGGAGGAGCATCTAATGAAGGAAGCCATTGTTGATGCAATATTTGAAAATCCAGAATTGTCGCAACTTAAATTTATACACAGTCTTGCAGAAGAGCTTGAAGCATACCGAAGCAAAATCAGTTCAAAGGAAAAAACACCGAAGGAGGAATTATCTATTGATGATCTTGATGATGACGATTGGGGTAACTGGGGTGATGAAGATGCTGACAGTGCTAGTAATAAAGAGCAAGGATATGATGACATGCAACTCAAACTGGAGTTACGTGACAGGGTTGATAGTCTTTTCAGATTCTTTTACAAGTTATCTGGTTTAAAGAGAAGGAATGCACCATTGAGAGAAGGCCCCTTTGCCTCAGAAGTTGGTATCGTAGGTGATTCTTTTCAAAGTAAAGGTCTTCTATATAAGGTATTATTGAGAGCATTAGAAAAACATGATGTACCTGGATTAGAGCATCACTCTTCAGCTGTGGGTAGACTTTTCGGAAGATTTGGACTTGGCCAG GCAAAACCTAGTCTAGCAGACCAAAACATTATCCTTGTTTTTGTTATAGGCGGCACCAACGGCCAAGAG
- the LOC110783756 gene encoding phospholipase A1-IIdelta isoform X1 translates to MALEAELPVLGLSENGPTWKHLLGSNNWDGLLEPLNEDLRRLILRCGDFCQVTYDTFINDPNSEYCGASRYAKADLLQKTSFPGGSDKYDVVGFLYATARVGVPEAFLLKSRSREKWDRESNWIGYVVVSKDEVSKEIGRREIYVAWRGTIRDYEWVDVLGADLQSAKSLLRTQQNPPDEVPAKILDSAAPSTNNGTNNPQGTNFFSWIMSWFQQNSNKNPDNEDPKVMAGWLTLYTSEDPKSPFTKLSARTQLLTKLKQLIDQYKDEEISITFAGHSLGATLSIVSAFDIVENLTTDIPVTAIVFGCPKVGNKAFQKRFESYTNLKVLHVRNVIDLIPLYPFKLLGYVNIGTDLEIDTRKSKFLKDSKNPSDWHNLQAILHIVNGWQGVKVEFKLVIKRSIALVNKSCDYLKEECLVPPAWWVEKNKGMLLNQDGDWVLATPEELPTPEFA, encoded by the exons ATGGCACTAGAAGCAGAACTACCAGTACTAGGACTCTCAGAAAATGGGCCCACATGGAAACACCTCCTAGGCTCCAACAACTGGGACGGCCTCTTGGAACCCCTTAACGAGGATCTCCGCCGTCTGATCCTCCGTTGCGGCGACTTCTGCCAAGTCACATACGACACCTTCATCAACGACCCTAATTCTGAATACTGTGGTGCTAGCCGCTACGCTAAGGCTGACCTCCTACAAAAAACATCCTTCCCTGGTGGATCGGACAAGTATGATGTGGTTGGATTCCTATACGCCACTGCTCGTGTTGGTGTTCCTGAGGCTTTTCTGTTGAAGTCGAGGTCGAGGGAGAAGTGGGATAGGGAGTCCAATTGGATTGGTTACGTCGTCGTATCGAAGGATGAAGTCAGTAAAGAGATTGGAAGGAGGGAGATATATGTGGCTTGGAGAGGGACTATTAGAGATTATGAATGGGTTGATGTTCTTGGTGCTGACCTTCAGTCTGCTAAATCGTTGTTGCGTACTCAACAAAATCCTcctg ATGAAGTGCCAGCAAAAATATTGGACTCAGCAGCACCATCAACAAACAATGGCACAAACAATCCGCAAG GAACGAATTTTTTTTCGTGGATCATGTCATGGTTTCAACAAAACTCTAACAAAAATCCAG ACAACGAAGATCCAAAAGTAATGGCAGGTTGGCTAACATTATACACATCCGAAGATCCAAAATCCCCATTTACAAAACTAAGTGCAAGAACACAACTGTTGACCAAACTCAAACAACTCATCGATCAATACAAAGACGAAGAAATCAGCATCACATTCGCCGGACACAGTCTAGGAGCAACACTATCCATCGTAAGTGCTTTCGACATCGTTGAGAATCTCACCACCGACATCCCGGTAACCGCCATCGTTTTCGGTTGTCCAAAAGTCGGCAACAAGGCGTTTCAAAAGAGATTTGAATCTTACACTAATCTTAAGGTCCTTCACGTAAGAAATGTGATTGACTTGATCCCTCTATACCCGTTCAAACTTTTAGGGTACGTAAACATAGGTACTGATCTCGAGATCGATACGAGGAAATCCAAGTTCTTAAAGGACTCGAAAAACCCTAGTGACTGGCATAATTTGCAGGCAATATTGCATATTGTGAATGGTTGGCAAGGAGTTAAGGTAGAGTTTAAGCTTGTGATTAAGCGAAGTATTGCGTTAGTGAATAAATCTTGTGATTATCTTAAGGAAGAATGTTTGGTTCCTCCAGCTTGGTGGGTTGAAAAGAACAAGGGTATGTTGTTGAATCAGGATGGAGACTGGGTTTTGGCTACTCCTGAAGAACTTCCTACTCCTGAATTTGCCTAA
- the LOC110783687 gene encoding uncharacterized protein codes for MNVFSFSLVLWLVGVFFMPLNSFRGGVNQSILVSGRMIVDGDTMTTNRNLKENRNGGEVSLEDYRPVDPSPSRSKASVKHGPIQHGTPPIYIPPKPSPPFPSPFFNQDGSP; via the exons ATGAATGTGTTTAGCTTCAGCTTGGTGTTATGGCTTGTTGGAGTTTTCTTTATGCCATTGAACTCCTTCAGAGGTGGAGTTAATCAATCCATACTAGTTTCCG GTAGGATGATTGTTGATGGCGATACGATGACAACAAATAGGAATCTGAAG GAAAACAGAAATGGTGGTGAAGTGAGTTTGGAAGATTATCGGCCTGTTGACCCGAGTCCAAGTCGTTCAAAGGCATCTGTAAAACATGGACCAATCCAGCATGGGACTCCTCCTATTTACATTCCCCCAAAGCCTTCTCCTCCTTTTCCAAGTCCCTTCTTCAACCAGGATGGATCTCCTTAA
- the LOC130472248 gene encoding uncharacterized protein translates to MRTAPEVEVEQRRKRPRPQNSPNVWRRNLQQEMEGADSQEYEAESITPSRAQPRARTEQAPSQRHHSGSGMPNPTRAIVKPDNSPFCDEILSEKMEKIKMPTCKYSGKSDPTNHLSAFGGHMMLYTNTDSMWCKVFPSTLEGIAQSWFGKIPKGTITSFRQLAILFRTQYVANIARERMTGELMSVIQGPQESLREYISRFNMEASNIPKLQQEVAVLAMMTGLRDGEFKSYLGRKSFTTLAEVLGKANEFIKSEEIGRATSRRYVASENNYGSQSRKEPYKKEYPDKRENQQPRKDWHGQVRGRGSEFKTEKRGKFNEYTPLVASRTQIFAISKEDEK, encoded by the coding sequence ATGAGGACAGCCCCAGAGGTTGAGGTTGAGCAGAGGAGGAAACGTCCCAGACCCCAAAACAGTCCGAACGTCTGGAGGAGGAATCTGCAGCAGGAGATGGAAGGGGCTGACAGCCAAGAATATGAGGCAGAAAGTATCACGCCTAGCAGAGCTCAACCCAGAGCGAGAACCGAACAAGCACCCAGCCAGAGGCACCACTCCGGGTCAGGTATGCCAAATCCCACCCGAGCAATAGTTAAACCTGATAATTCCCCTTTCTGTGATGAGATACTCTCggaaaaaatggaaaagataaaaatgcCCACCTGCAAATATTCCGGAAAGTCAGACCCAACGAATCACCTCTCTGCCTTTGGAGGACACATGATGCTATATACCAACACAGACTCTATGTGGTGTAAGGTTTTCCCTTCCACTCTGGAGGGGATAGCACAGAGCTGGTTCGGTAAAATACCCAAGGGCACCATAACCTCTTTCCGGCAGTTAGCCATCTTGTTTCGCACCCAATATGTGGCAAACATTGCCAGAGAAAGGATGACAGGGGAGCTGATGTCAGTCATCCAAGGACCTCAGGAATCTCTGAGGGAGTACATATCCAGATTCAATATGGAGGCATCGAATATACCCAAGTTACAGCAAGAGGTAGCAGTCCTGGCTATGATGACTGGTCTGCGGGATGGAGAATTCAAGAGTTATCTGGGCAGAAAGTCATTCACAACCCTGGCAGAGGTACTGGGGAAGGCAAATGAATTCATAAAAAGTGAAGAGATTGGCAGAGCAACCTCACGACGATATGTAGCAAGTGAGAACAATTACGGTAGTCAGAGCAGAAAAGAGCCGTACAAAAAAGAATACCCAGACAAAAGGGAAAATCAGCAGCCCAGAAAAGATTGGCACGGGCAGGTCAGAGGAAGGGGTAGTGAGTTCAAAACTGAAAAGCGAGGCAAATTCAACGAATACACTCCTCTGGTTGCATCCAGAACCCAGATTTTTGCTATCAGCAAGGAGGATGAGAAATGA
- the LOC110783756 gene encoding phospholipase A1-IIdelta isoform X2, with product MALEAELPVLGLSENGPTWKHLLGSNNWDGLLEPLNEDLRRLILRCGDFCQVTYDTFINDPNSEYCGASRYAKADLLQKTSFPGGSDKYDVVGFLYATARVGVPEAFLLKSRSREKWDRESNWIGYVVVSKDEVSKEIGRREIYVAWRGTIRDYEWVDVLGADLQSAKSLLRTQQNPPDEVPAKILDSAAPSTNNGTNNPQDNEDPKVMAGWLTLYTSEDPKSPFTKLSARTQLLTKLKQLIDQYKDEEISITFAGHSLGATLSIVSAFDIVENLTTDIPVTAIVFGCPKVGNKAFQKRFESYTNLKVLHVRNVIDLIPLYPFKLLGYVNIGTDLEIDTRKSKFLKDSKNPSDWHNLQAILHIVNGWQGVKVEFKLVIKRSIALVNKSCDYLKEECLVPPAWWVEKNKGMLLNQDGDWVLATPEELPTPEFA from the exons ATGGCACTAGAAGCAGAACTACCAGTACTAGGACTCTCAGAAAATGGGCCCACATGGAAACACCTCCTAGGCTCCAACAACTGGGACGGCCTCTTGGAACCCCTTAACGAGGATCTCCGCCGTCTGATCCTCCGTTGCGGCGACTTCTGCCAAGTCACATACGACACCTTCATCAACGACCCTAATTCTGAATACTGTGGTGCTAGCCGCTACGCTAAGGCTGACCTCCTACAAAAAACATCCTTCCCTGGTGGATCGGACAAGTATGATGTGGTTGGATTCCTATACGCCACTGCTCGTGTTGGTGTTCCTGAGGCTTTTCTGTTGAAGTCGAGGTCGAGGGAGAAGTGGGATAGGGAGTCCAATTGGATTGGTTACGTCGTCGTATCGAAGGATGAAGTCAGTAAAGAGATTGGAAGGAGGGAGATATATGTGGCTTGGAGAGGGACTATTAGAGATTATGAATGGGTTGATGTTCTTGGTGCTGACCTTCAGTCTGCTAAATCGTTGTTGCGTACTCAACAAAATCCTcctg ATGAAGTGCCAGCAAAAATATTGGACTCAGCAGCACCATCAACAAACAATGGCACAAACAATCCGCAAG ACAACGAAGATCCAAAAGTAATGGCAGGTTGGCTAACATTATACACATCCGAAGATCCAAAATCCCCATTTACAAAACTAAGTGCAAGAACACAACTGTTGACCAAACTCAAACAACTCATCGATCAATACAAAGACGAAGAAATCAGCATCACATTCGCCGGACACAGTCTAGGAGCAACACTATCCATCGTAAGTGCTTTCGACATCGTTGAGAATCTCACCACCGACATCCCGGTAACCGCCATCGTTTTCGGTTGTCCAAAAGTCGGCAACAAGGCGTTTCAAAAGAGATTTGAATCTTACACTAATCTTAAGGTCCTTCACGTAAGAAATGTGATTGACTTGATCCCTCTATACCCGTTCAAACTTTTAGGGTACGTAAACATAGGTACTGATCTCGAGATCGATACGAGGAAATCCAAGTTCTTAAAGGACTCGAAAAACCCTAGTGACTGGCATAATTTGCAGGCAATATTGCATATTGTGAATGGTTGGCAAGGAGTTAAGGTAGAGTTTAAGCTTGTGATTAAGCGAAGTATTGCGTTAGTGAATAAATCTTGTGATTATCTTAAGGAAGAATGTTTGGTTCCTCCAGCTTGGTGGGTTGAAAAGAACAAGGGTATGTTGTTGAATCAGGATGGAGACTGGGTTTTGGCTACTCCTGAAGAACTTCCTACTCCTGAATTTGCCTAA